Below is a window of Polyangiaceae bacterium DNA.
CTCGGCAACTCCCTGCGCTCCGCCAGCGCACGTCGGCCGCGGCGCGCCAGGACCAAGCTGGCGGCGCCCACGGCTTCGTGCGGCGCGTAGGTCTCGGCGATGGTGACGAAGTCCTCGCCCAGGAGCCAGTCGGAGCCGCGCGGATCCTCGAAGGCGAGCAGCTCGTGCACGTAATAGGGACAAGCAGCCGCATCCAGCGCGCGGGCGCGCTCGCGCTGCTGGTCCTCGGTCCAGCGCAGGGTGAGCAGCGTGGGCCCGCTCACCCGCGAGAGCGCGTGCACGATGGTGAGCCCGGGTGCCAGCGCGATGCAGGGCAGAGCGTCTCGCCGCTTTCCGACCCACTCGGCCGCCGGCGTGATGTCCGTGGTGAAACTTCCGTCGTCCGGTGCTCCATGGCGGAGCGCGTGGAGCGCTGCCAGCGCGTTCCGGGGCCGCAGCCAGAGCGCGTCGCGATAGCTGCCGAACCAGCCCGCGAAGGCGACGGCCGCGAGCAGGGCCGCCGCGATGCGCGGGGCGCTCGAGTCGTCGCCCGCCTGCCGGGCGGCCCACAGCACCAAGACCACGAGCAGCGGCGCGATGCCGACGAATACGTGCCCCTGATCGGTGACGATGGCGGCGAAGCTCGCGGCGGGGAGCACGCTCAGCACCCACACCGGCTCGACCCAGCGGCCGCTCCGCCGGAGCAGCGGTATTCCGGCCAAGACTGCGGCTGCCACTCCCAGCGCGACGATGTTCGCCGGACGCACGCCCGCCTCCCATCCGGTCCAGAGCGCGCCGTAGGCGGAGGCGATGCGTCGCTGCTCCGGCACGTAGGCGAGCGGGTTCGCTCCGGCGGCGAGGGCTCCCACCGCCGCGGCGGCGAGCGTCGCCGCGAGCGCCGCGACGTACCAGCCGCCCCGAGAGAGCGCGGGGCGCACGGGCTCGCGGCGCCGGAAGCGGGCGATGGCCTCCGCCGCCACGGCGACGGTGACGGCGGAGAGCGCCAGAGGCACGCGATCGAAGCTGTAGAGCAGGCCGAACGTGGTGAGCGCAGCGGGCAGGAGCGCCTTGCGAAACGACGGGGCCTCGCCGTCGGGCAGGTAGCTCACGACGATGGCGACCGACAGCATCGCGCGCAGCGTGGAGATGCCGGCGGCGTACGAGACCAGAGACAACGCTACGAGGACGACGACGCGCGCCCAGCCGCTCTGCGCGACGCGCCAGGTGAGCCAGATCGAGGCCGCGACGCCCAGCAACATGTGCGACGCCTCCATCGCCGCGATCACCTGCGCGGGGCTGGCCGCGAAGGGGCCGCCTTTGGCGAGCCAGGTCAGCGCCTGCCACAGCGGGCCGCGCGCGTAATGGAAGTCGCGCCCGCTCCAGACCCCCTGATCAGCCAAGAACACCAGCTCGAGCTGCCAGGCCGTGTCGAGCCGGGTGGGCTCGAGGGCGCGCAGGCTGAAGGTCGCGGCGCGCAGGTAGGCGGCGGCGGCCACACTGACCGCGAGGTACGCCAGGACCAGCCGGATCGCCCAGCGGGCTCTGCGCTCGGAGGCCGGGGAGGACGCACTCACGGCAGGGGCGGTTGTGCCACATCCCGGCGCCGTTTGACGACCGATGGGCGAGACACTAGGGAAACCACCTCTTGCTGCCCATCGCCCACTCCAGCTACTGGGTCGCGAGCGCGCTCGCGTCGCAGTACCTCCCCGCCCCGGCGCTCCAGGCGCTGCAGCTGCGCCGGCTGCGCAGCATGCTGGCCTACGTCGAGCAGAACGTGGCGTTTTACCGGGAGCTCTGGGCTCGCGCGAACGTCGGCCCCGGCTCGGTGCGGAGCCTCGAGGATCTGCGGCGCTTCCCCGTGCCGAACCGCCGTCAGATCGAGGAAGACCCGAGCTGCATCGTGAGCCAGGAGCACCGCGATCTGTACCTGGCCGGCACCGGCTACATCCGCCGCTCGGGTGGCTCGTCCGGCGGACCCCAGCTCGAGATCCACAGCGACGAAGCGTCGTGGTCGCGGCTAGACGGCTTCTACTACCGGGCGTTCGCCGCGCTCGGCTTCCGGCCCTGGGATCCGCTCGCGTACTTCTGGAGCGCGCCCTTCAAGAAGCGCACGCACAACTACCTGGGCATCATGCCCAAGGTCGGCGTGCCGGCGATGCTCGACGAAGCCGCGCAGCTCGCCATCCTCGAGCAGAACCCGGGTATCTGGTGGTACTACCATCCGACCAGCCTGTTCCCCCTCGCGCGCAAGTTCCCGGAGCGCCTGCGGAAGACCGCACCCGCGCGCGTCATCTGTCACGCGGAGCTCTTGCCGGACTCGATGCGCAAGGTCATCGAGGACGTGATGGGTCAGCCCGTGTTCAACCAGTACGGCACCAGCGAGTTCAACCGAATGGCCTGGGAGTGCCCGGAGAAGCAGGGCTACCACATCGACGCCGACAGCGTGATCTTCGAGATCGTGGACGACGACGGCCGCCCGGTGCGTCCCGGGGAGACCGGCCGCGTCATCGCCACCGGGCTCATCAACCGGATGATGCCGCTGGTGCGCTACGAGCTCGGCGATCTCGTCGTGGCTTCGGACCGGCGCTGCGCGTGCGGGCGCACGCTGCCCATGATCGAGCGCATCGAAGGCCGGCTCAAGGACGTGTTCGTGCTGCCCGGCGGCGGCAAGCGCACGCCGCGGGAGATGCTCGAGCCCTACGCTTCCATCCCCGGCGTCGAGCAGTACCGCGTCACGATCGCGAGCGACTCCAAGGTCGAGCTCGAGGTCGTGACGTCCGAGGCGGGCTTCTCCGGCGTGGAAGCCGAGGCCAAGAAGCGCTTCTCGGCCCTGTGTCCCGGCGTCGAGCTCGGGGTGAAGCGCATCCTGGACATCGAGAAGGCGCCGACCGGTAAGCGCGTGCTGATCCGGAATCGCCTGCGCGCCGCGGCAAACCGCACGCGCCCCGAGTTCACGCTGTGAGACATGCGCCGCCGAGCTGGGTCGAGGACGCGATCTTCTACCAGATCTTCCCCGATCGTTTCGCGCGCTCCGGAAAGGTGAAGCAACTCGGCCGGCTCGAGGCCTGGGACGCGCCGCCGACCAGCGACGGCGTGAAGGGCGGGGACCTGCTTGGAGTGATCGAGCACCTGGACCACCTCGCCGAGCTGGGCGTGAACGCGCTCTACCTGAATCCGATCTTCGCGAGCGCGGCGAACCACCGCTATCACACCGCGGACTTCTACTCCGTGGACGCGACGCTGGGCGGCGAAGCCGCGTTCCGCACCCTGCTCGACGCTTGCCACGCTCGCGGCATGCGCGTGGTGATCGACGGCGTCTTCAACCACGTCGGGCGCGGCTTCTTCGCGTTCCACGACGTGCTGGAGAAGGGACCCGAGTCGCGCTTTCTGGACTGGTTCGAGATCGAGGGTTTCCCGCTGAACGCCTACGGTGGTGGCAGTCCGCGCTACGCCACCTGGGCGGGCCATGCTTCGCTGCCCAAGCTCGCCGTGCAAAACCCGGAGGTCCGCGAGTACCTGATGGGCGTCGCCGAGCACTGGGCGCGCTTCGGCATCGACGGCTGGCGCCTGGACACGCCGGAGGAGATCCGCGTGGCCGGCTTCTGGGAGGAGCTCTCCGCCCGCGTCAAGGCGGTCAACCC
It encodes the following:
- a CDS encoding phenylacetate--CoA ligase family protein — translated: MLPIAHSSYWVASALASQYLPAPALQALQLRRLRSMLAYVEQNVAFYRELWARANVGPGSVRSLEDLRRFPVPNRRQIEEDPSCIVSQEHRDLYLAGTGYIRRSGGSSGGPQLEIHSDEASWSRLDGFYYRAFAALGFRPWDPLAYFWSAPFKKRTHNYLGIMPKVGVPAMLDEAAQLAILEQNPGIWWYYHPTSLFPLARKFPERLRKTAPARVICHAELLPDSMRKVIEDVMGQPVFNQYGTSEFNRMAWECPEKQGYHIDADSVIFEIVDDDGRPVRPGETGRVIATGLINRMMPLVRYELGDLVVASDRRCACGRTLPMIERIEGRLKDVFVLPGGGKRTPREMLEPYASIPGVEQYRVTIASDSKVELEVVTSEAGFSGVEAEAKKRFSALCPGVELGVKRILDIEKAPTGKRVLIRNRLRAAANRTRPEFTL